One genomic segment of uncultured Desulfobacter sp. includes these proteins:
- a CDS encoding IS1595 family transposase produces the protein MYIIAGHKGNPEAVSKKGRDGRRNRLKGARGRGTLEKEKPPIFGMIQRCGQVVIQMLPNVRQATIEPLIKATIQPGTLVYTDEYSIYNRLDEWGYDHESVNHGAGEYARDDDGDGFYEVHVNTMEGFWSLLRSWIRPHRGISQEKLPFYLGFFEFVHNVGKRGKSLLHSLIEVMIK, from the coding sequence GTGTATATCATTGCAGGGCACAAAGGCAACCCCGAGGCTGTATCAAAAAAAGGCCGAGATGGTCGCCGTAACCGATTAAAGGGTGCTAGAGGGCGTGGTACGCTGGAAAAAGAGAAGCCACCTATTTTCGGGATGATACAACGGTGTGGGCAAGTTGTGATTCAAATGCTCCCCAATGTCCGGCAGGCCACCATTGAGCCTTTGATAAAGGCCACTATACAACCAGGAACATTGGTCTATACCGATGAGTATTCCATTTATAACCGGTTGGATGAATGGGGTTATGACCATGAAAGTGTGAATCATGGAGCCGGTGAATATGCCAGAGACGATGATGGAGACGGGTTTTATGAAGTTCATGTGAATACAATGGAAGGCTTCTGGTCATTACTCCGAAGCTGGATTCGCCCACATCGGGGTATCTCACAGGAAAAACTTCCTTTTTACCTCGGATTTTTCGAGTTCGTTCATAATGTTGGTAAACGAGGGAAATCCCTGCTTCATTCACTTATTGAAGTGATGATCAAGTAA
- a CDS encoding transposase, whose product MKVNIKTLIDDVQCYETVRELHWPKIRECPFCDSINTIKKGFDDRESAKQRYECKECGKRFDDLTGTIFAGHHQPLKVWILCLYFMGLNLSNNQISKELDLNRGDVHNMAAQLREGVVKKSLR is encoded by the coding sequence ATGAAGGTAAATATCAAGACCCTGATAGATGATGTACAATGCTATGAAACCGTTCGTGAACTGCATTGGCCCAAAATACGTGAGTGTCCGTTTTGTGATTCCATAAATACAATCAAAAAAGGTTTCGATGATAGGGAATCCGCCAAACAGCGTTATGAATGCAAAGAGTGCGGAAAACGCTTCGATGATCTCACCGGGACCATTTTTGCCGGACATCACCAACCCCTTAAAGTGTGGATATTGTGCCTTTATTTCATGGGGTTGAATTTGTCCAACAACCAGATTTCCAAAGAGTTGGACCTTAATCGTGGAGATGTTCACAATATGGCTGCTCAGCTACGCGAAGGCGTGGTAAAAAAAAGCCTCAGATAA